The Paenibacillus macerans genome includes a window with the following:
- a CDS encoding vWA domain-containing protein: MENPIVSLNTGQNTGLHESDQLQITIQCASAPSALDVSCFMVNESGKVPSDDYFVFYNQTADPQQSAVLQQIENLKSSFAVDTHKLRQAPVEKCVFTATLEAGTFAQVQKCQAIVRAGSQQVVYEITQATQETALIFIELYKYQGGFKVRAIGRGFFGGLKPLAESFGVEVEDNAAAETAAAAAPSAPPAPAAPAPAPSPNPAPVPLNLSKIDLLKRKVTLTLEKKKVEPIRARVAVVFDASGSMYHLYRKGIVQEAFERILAIAAAFDDNGELDVWFFAKDYLRAPSVTARDYENYIARTYTLGSKGGTNNEPPVMEDIIRKYTVEEPNVSLPTYIIFFSDGGVGQKNKISRLITESSTKNLFWQFVGLGRANYGVLQKLDEMPGRYIDNANFFALDDISSISDEELYDRLLNEFPAWIKEARAKGILA, encoded by the coding sequence ATGGAAAATCCTATCGTTAGCCTAAATACGGGACAAAACACCGGCCTTCATGAATCGGATCAACTGCAAATCACCATTCAATGCGCTTCGGCTCCGTCAGCGCTCGATGTCAGCTGTTTTATGGTGAACGAGAGCGGCAAGGTGCCTTCGGACGACTATTTTGTTTTCTATAATCAAACTGCCGATCCGCAGCAGAGTGCGGTTTTGCAGCAGATCGAAAATTTGAAAAGTTCTTTTGCGGTCGATACGCACAAGCTTCGTCAGGCTCCCGTGGAAAAATGCGTATTTACCGCTACCCTTGAGGCGGGAACCTTCGCGCAGGTGCAGAAATGCCAAGCCATTGTTCGCGCCGGCTCCCAGCAAGTTGTTTATGAGATTACCCAGGCTACGCAAGAAACGGCCCTTATTTTCATCGAACTCTACAAATACCAGGGCGGCTTCAAAGTCCGGGCCATCGGACGAGGATTTTTCGGAGGACTGAAGCCGCTCGCCGAGTCGTTTGGCGTGGAGGTGGAGGATAACGCTGCAGCCGAAACGGCCGCGGCCGCGGCACCATCGGCGCCACCGGCGCCGGCCGCTCCTGCCCCCGCTCCAAGCCCGAATCCCGCGCCCGTACCTCTGAATCTGTCCAAAATCGATCTGCTCAAACGAAAAGTAACGCTGACTCTCGAGAAAAAGAAGGTCGAACCGATCAGGGCGCGCGTGGCCGTTGTTTTTGACGCGTCGGGCTCCATGTATCACCTGTACCGCAAAGGTATCGTGCAGGAAGCCTTTGAACGCATACTGGCGATTGCCGCGGCGTTTGACGATAACGGCGAGCTGGATGTGTGGTTTTTCGCCAAAGATTATTTGCGGGCGCCGAGCGTTACGGCCAGAGACTATGAAAATTACATTGCCCGTACATATACTTTAGGCAGCAAAGGCGGCACGAACAATGAGCCTCCGGTGATGGAGGATATTATCCGCAAGTACACGGTGGAGGAGCCTAATGTAAGTTTACCGACTTACATTATCTTCTTTAGCGACGGCGGAGTTGGCCAAAAAAATAAAATTTCCCGGCTTATTACCGAAAGTTCCACCAAAAATTTGTTTTGGCAATTTGTCGGCTTGGGACGGGCCAATTACGGGGTGCTGCAGAAACTGGACGAAATGCCCGGGCGCTATATCGATAACGCTAATTTCTTTGCGCTGGACGATATTTCGAGCATCAGCGACGAAGAGCTGTATGACCGGCTCCTCAACGAGTTCCCGGCATGGATCAAGGAAGCCCGGGCCAAAGGCATATTGGCCTAG